Genomic window (Flavobacteriales bacterium):
CGATCAGTAAGCCACCCGCACGAGCGAACGCACGGAAGACAGCAACTACCTTCGGCCTGATGCGTCCGCTTCCCCTCCTTGCTCTACTGCCCTTTGCTGCCAACGCCCAGAACCTGCAGCAGCAGCTGCAGAGCGTCGCCACCGCCAATGGGCTCATTGGCATGAGCGTGGTCACCACCTGCGGCACGGCCGTGCAGGACGTGGTGCACACGGGCAAGCGCAACCTCGCGCTCAACCTGGATGTGGACGACAGCACGCGCTACCGCATCGCCAGCATCAGCAAGCTCGTCACCGCCATCGGCTTCATGCGCCTGTACGAGCAGGGCGCCTTCGGCCTCGATGACGATGTGAGCACGACGCTCGGTTTCAGCTTCCGCAACCCCGCATATCCCGCCACGCCCATCACCTATCGCATGCTGTTGAGCCACACCAGCAGCTTCCAGGACGGTACCGGGTACGCGGACTTCCTGAGCGCCACCTATGGGACCACGCCCCCGCCGCCCATCAGTGAACTGGCGGTGCCCGGCGGCGACTATTACACCAGCAACATGTGGCGCACCGAAGCACCGGGCACCTACTTCACTTACAGCAACGCCAATTTCGGCATCCTCGGCACGCTCATCGAGGCGCTGAGCGGACAGCGCTTTGACGTGTACATGCGCCAGCAGGTGCTCCTTCCACTCGGGATCCATGGCAGCTACAATGTCCAGGACCTTCCTGGTGTGACCGATCTCGCCGTGCTCTATCGCAACAGCGCGCCGCAGTCGGACAACTACAATGGAGTGGTGCCGATCGCACCCGACCTGAGCCAGTACGTGATCGGGAGCAACGGGCTCTTCTTCGCTCCACAGGGTGGTCTGCGCGTGAGCGCCTTGGAACTGGCGCGCATCGCCATCCTGCTGGCCAACGCTGGCACTTACGACGCCACGGTGTTGTTGCAGCCGGCCACCGTGGCCCTGATGCTGGGCAACGAGTGGACGTGGAACGGCAGCAACGGAGACAACTACTACGGCCTCTTCCGCTCTTGGGGCTTGGGCGTGCACCGCATCACCGCGCAGCCCGGTGGCGATGTGGTCTTTCCCGGCGCAGCGCTCTTCGGCCATGCCGGTGAGGCCTACGGCCTCATCAGCGACCTGTACGTGGATCCTGCCTCGGACTTCGGCCTCGTCTTCCTCACCAACGGGTACACGCCCGGCAATGCCTACAGCTTCGGCACCACGAGCGCGTTCTACGGCGTGGAAGAGGAGGTCTACGCCGAGCTGCTCCAGTGGAGCCTGCCCGCATGCCTATCAACAACGATTGCTGACGATGCCCGAAACGCGGAGCTGCTGCTCGTGGACGACCGGATCAATTGGACCGGGGCAGGATCAACCTCGATAGCGCTGCTTGACTTGAGCGGTCGGCTCATCGAGCGCTTCGATCTGGTTTCCGGCGGATCGCGCACCGTGCGACCCGGCGCCTACATCGTGCAGCGGGTTGACCTTCGTGGCACTGAGACACGGTTGTGGTGCGTTTGGTGATCGGGTTAGACCACCATCGCTTCAGCCCGCGCCCCCACTTTAGCGCCGCGCGTACTCGCTCTGCACCAGCCCGCCCGGGAAGCTGCGGCTCGTCACGAGCTTCCAGCGAAGGTCCTTCTCCAGCGGACCGAAGAGCGGGATGCCCTTCCCGATCAGCACCGGTACCTGCGTGACGATGAGCCGATCGATCAGGCCAGCCCGCAAAAAGCGCTGCACGGTGCCGCCACCATCGATGTACAGGTGCTCGTAGCCGCGCGCGGCCAACTGCCGAACGACCTCTTCCGGCGTCGCGTTCAGCAGCTCCGCATCGGCACCGCGTTCCTTAACGCGAGCAAGGTCCACCGCACCGCTGCTGAGCACGAAGACCTTTTTCGTGTAGGGCCACTGCCCGAATCCAAGCACCACCTCGAAGGTGCGGCGTCCCATCACGATGGCATCGATGCCGGACACGAAAGCCTCGTAGCCGTGGTCGCCCAACTCGGCAGTGCCATCGCCTTCGAGGAAATCGAGCGCACCGTCGGGACGGGCGATGAAGCCATCGAGGCTGAGGCCGCAGAAGACGGAGCAGGTGGTGGACATGAAGGCAAGGTAGAAGCGTCATCGGTTGGGGTCCGTGATGCCTGATCATGGATGCCGATAGCGCACCTCGCTCACAAGGGATCTGGAGGAGCGCAGCGGCTGCAGTGAGCAGGTGTACGAGCTTTCTCTGATCAAGCGCGGCCCGTCAGACTGCGGAAGAAGCATGCGCCTGCTCATGACCCGCTGTCAATCCCAGCGGGGCACGCAGGCCGGCGGACTAGATGTCCGGATAGCGCTCTTCCTTCAGCTTCTCGCCCTTCTCATTCAGCGTTGTGGCGGTCTTGCGCACGGCTTTGCCGCCTTCGAAGCTCACGGTCACGGAATAGGTCGTGGTCTCGATGTCGCCGTTGTCCCAGATGTGCAGTTCGTCTGTGAGTTTGCGCCCTTCCAATCCTCCCATCTGGAAGACGACCTGCTCATAGGTCTGGCCCATCTCGACGCGCTTGTACGCATCCTCATTCACCTTGTCCTTGAAGGCGGGACCCCCGCCGCAGCCAAACAAGAGGCTCATGGCCAGTCCCAGCGCGATCGATCGCATGCTATTCATCGGCTTTGTTCTTTTTGATGTTCTAATCTGACGGCGGGAAAGTTAAAAGGAAGAGCCTGTCAGGGAAGCCCAGCCTGCTTGCTGCGTGGACCAAGGTGCTGGCATCGCGATGCTGAATCGGTTCCCCATCCTTCGCGCGCCACGGTCGGCCTGAATCCGGGGAGGTTTTTGGCACTGCCCCGCACGGCCGATTCCGGGCCATGAGCGACCGCTCGTGTTCTGCCGGGCGAAGGAGGTGCTTCGGCCCTTCGGCACTAGCGGATCAAGGATCGAGCGGATCAGAAGGCGATGGGCGCTGTGCCGGGCGGCGCGATCCGGCCATGCGCCCTCATGGGGCTCGCTCTTGAAGAACCGCCTGCTACATTGGGCGTCTCGTATCATTCATCGCATCGCCATGAAGGGCACCACCATCCCGGGCCGGATCAGCATCCCCTTGCTTCTGCTGCTCTCCGTCACCATGCAGTTCTGCGGCAGCTCCAAGAAAGCGGCGACACCGGATGGCGCGACCGCTGCGGCAACCTCGGTGTCCTACGCGAAGGACATCAAGCCCATCATGCTGGAGAAGTGCACGCCGTGCCATTTCCCCGAGACCGGCAAGAAGATCATGCTGGATACCTACGAGGCCGTGCGCGAAAACGCCAAGGACATCCTGCGCCGCGTGCAGCTTCCGCAGGACCACATGGGCTTCATGCCCTTCAAGAGCAAGAAGGCGCCGCTCACCGAGGCCGAGATCAAGCTCTTGAAGGATTGGGTGGAGGGCAGGATGCCGGGTTGATTCGCAGACCGTTCCACTCCGATACCGAACGGCCTCATGGCCCAGGCTCTTCTTGTTGCCCAATCCAGCGGGTCCATGACCCGGCCCGATATTCGTGCGATGTCTCCTTGCATGCGTTCCGTTCTCCTGCTTGCGCTCGTCGGGCTGACCTCGGCTGCGGCGGCGCAATCGATCACGGGCGGCACGAGCGTGATCAAAGGCGGCGGTGGCAATGGTGGCGGCCTCGTCACGGGTGCCATCGGTGCGCTCGCCGGTGCCGGCAAGTACATGAACAACGAACCCGTGGCGCTGGGCCGCGACATCGAGACGCGCTTCTTCGGCGGCCTGCACATCACCCTGCAGGCGGCCAAGGTCTCCGACAAGACGAGCGCGTTGCGCACCTTCTGCTATCCATGGCTGGGCTTCCGGCTGGAAGGCGGCAGCTCCTTCACGTACCGCGACCGCCTGCGCTTCGGTGTGGGCGGCGGTTGGGGTGTGAACGGCTACATGATGGCACTGGACTCCGTGTCCAGCAGCGTGTACCACAGTACCAAGAACGCTGAGGTCAGGCTGGCGTGGCACACCCTGCCTAAACGGAACGAACCCTCGCAATGGTCCTTCGGCGTAGGCTTCGGCGCCACCTTCCAACGGGCCGATGAGCGGAACACGGTGAAGGACGGCGTCAGCACACGAACCGTGGCGCTGCGCGATGTACGCCCCTACATCGCACCGGAAATAGGCCGCTTCACGTCCAGCGGCAAGGACCGTTTCGAACTCGCTCTCCGATACATGACCCATTTCGACCCTGCGCCGGCATGGACCAGCACCAGTTCATTCCATGGCAACTGGGCCAGCACGCAGGCGAGCGATGACAACCTCGCGCTGGTGATCCGCTATCACCTGGGTGTCCGGAAGCGGGTTCCGCCGCCGGCACCCGCGGCCCCTTCGTTGGAGGAGATCGCCATGGACACCCTGCCGAAGCTCACCGCCAAGCGGCAGCGCATCACGCTCACGCTATGGGACGATGCCGAAGTGGACGGCGATACGATCAGCGTGCTGCTCAACGACCTCCCAGTGCTCGTTGCGCACTGCTTGAGCCACGAGCCCATGAAGCTGCGGCTCGACCTGGGCTTCGGCTATAACAAGCTGGAATTGATCGCGCACAACGAGGGACGGATCCCGCCGAATACCGCACGGGCCATCCTTCGTCGCGGCAAGGGCAAGGAGGAGCTCCTGATCAAGACGGGCAGGAGGCGCGGGAAGATGATGGTGATGATCCGGGGGTGAGGCCATCGGGCCGCGGGGTGCCGGAGGCGGAGGTTCGCCAGGCACCTTGCAGTGGTGCAGTTGAAGCACCTGGTGCCGATGCAAGCCCGATCCCTTGGTCGCCTCCCTCCATGCGAGTTCCAGGAATGAACCTGAGTGTTCCTTGTGCGTCTCACCCACCCAATCCTCACGAACGCGAACTTCGTGGCCATGTCCGCCCATTCCTTCTTCCCGCGTCGATGCCTCATCGCGGTCTTCGCTGTCGCGCTGATATCCGGATGCCGAAAGGAGGAAGCTCCGGAATCCACCCCGGATGATGGCGGCGGATCGGCCGGCACCGGCGCATACACCATTACGCGCACCGTCGGCACCGACAGCGTGAGCGTGGAGGCGATCATCGACAAACCCGTGAATGATACGCTCGATGCGCTGCTGCTCTTCCATGGCACGGTGGCCTACGACAGCCTGATCCTCGATGCCGCGCAGAACACGCTCGACGCCTTCGCGGCCATCCTGGACCGTGAGGACATGCTGCTGGTGAGCGTGGCCTACCCCGAAGAAGGCCTGCTCTTCGGCGACAACATCCAGCATGCGGAAGCGGCCCTCCTCTGGCTGCGCGACCATGCGGAGCAGGAGCTGGGCATCACGTTGAACAAGATCTTCCTCGCCGGCCATTCGCAGGGTGGCTACATCGTGACGCGGCTGAATACGATGCACGCGGTTGATGCCGTGATCGCCAATGCGCCCGGACCGCTGAACCTGGTGTACCGCTGCGAGCTGGAGGAAAGCGGCCAGCTGCCTCCCGGGCAGGTTTGCGGCCTCCTGTATCAGGCCTATGGCTCCACGCAGGCGGATCCCGATGCCTACATGGAGCGCTCGTTGCTCAATTTCACCGGTGCGCATCTGTCCGACATCCTCTTCGTGCAGGGCCTGAGCGACTCGCCCATCCAGATGTACTCCTGGCCCACCTTCCGGAGCCAGCTCGAAGCATGCGCTGATTGCCAGGAGCGCAGCTTCCTTGAATTGCCAGGGCTCGGGCATCAAGCCCTGTTCAACAGTCCGATCGCGATACAGGCCTTCAACGACTTCATCGATCAGCACTG
Coding sequences:
- a CDS encoding alpha/beta hydrolase fold domain-containing protein; the encoded protein is MSAHSFFPRRCLIAVFAVALISGCRKEEAPESTPDDGGGSAGTGAYTITRTVGTDSVSVEAIIDKPVNDTLDALLLFHGTVAYDSLILDAAQNTLDAFAAILDREDMLLVSVAYPEEGLLFGDNIQHAEAALLWLRDHAEQELGITLNKIFLAGHSQGGYIVTRLNTMHAVDAVIANAPGPLNLVYRCELEESGQLPPGQVCGLLYQAYGSTQADPDAYMERSLLNFTGAHLSDILFVQGLSDSPIQMYSWPTFRSQLEACADCQERSFLELPGLGHQALFNSPIAIQAFNDFIDQH
- a CDS encoding dihydrofolate reductase, which translates into the protein MSTTCSVFCGLSLDGFIARPDGALDFLEGDGTAELGDHGYEAFVSGIDAIVMGRRTFEVVLGFGQWPYTKKVFVLSSGAVDLARVKERGADAELLNATPEEVVRQLAARGYEHLYIDGGGTVQRFLRAGLIDRLIVTQVPVLIGKGIPLFGPLEKDLRWKLVTSRSFPGGLVQSEYARR
- a CDS encoding serine hydrolase is translated as MRPLPLLALLPFAANAQNLQQQLQSVATANGLIGMSVVTTCGTAVQDVVHTGKRNLALNLDVDDSTRYRIASISKLVTAIGFMRLYEQGAFGLDDDVSTTLGFSFRNPAYPATPITYRMLLSHTSSFQDGTGYADFLSATYGTTPPPPISELAVPGGDYYTSNMWRTEAPGTYFTYSNANFGILGTLIEALSGQRFDVYMRQQVLLPLGIHGSYNVQDLPGVTDLAVLYRNSAPQSDNYNGVVPIAPDLSQYVIGSNGLFFAPQGGLRVSALELARIAILLANAGTYDATVLLQPATVALMLGNEWTWNGSNGDNYYGLFRSWGLGVHRITAQPGGDVVFPGAALFGHAGEAYGLISDLYVDPASDFGLVFLTNGYTPGNAYSFGTTSAFYGVEEEVYAELLQWSLPACLSTTIADDARNAELLLVDDRINWTGAGSTSIALLDLSGRLIERFDLVSGGSRTVRPGAYIVQRVDLRGTETRLWCVW